The Candidatus Zixiibacteriota bacterium nucleotide sequence CCAAGCCCCGCGGGTCTTGCCGCTGTCTCGACTTTCATGAGCGCCAAACCGTCCTGAGCAAAGAGAGTTTGTCCACAGCATGTAATGACTAAAACGGATGAAAGCGCAAGATTACGAAAGAAGCGTGTCATAGGTTCCTTTCACTCTAAAAGAGAAGGTCGAACGAAAAAATATGTTCTGAACCTTCATCAACTCGGTCGGTACTGAAGGCATAATCAATGGCCAGTAGTTTTTTGCCTATATGGAAGACATAGCCGGTGCCGGCGGTCAGACGCTCGTCGCCATAGCCTGCACGCAGGGCAAACTCAGGACTCAACGAGTATTCAGCGCCGAAATGCGGCACGATAGCCTGTTTGGCATTTTTTGATATGTCCGAAGCCAAAAGCAGTTTTCGCTTCAGAAACCGCGATGAAAGACCAATTCCGATTTCGACAGGGATCGCATCTTTTTGCTCAAACCCAAGACCGCCAGTTGTGTATTTGAGATTATATTTTTCGCTGTTCCAGGTGAAGGTTTTGGCGATGTTTTTTATCAGCAAGCCGAGTTGGATATCTTTGATGGCCATATCCTCGCGTTTTTCCCTATCAACAAACCAATCGAAATAGAGAACAGCCCCAAAATCAAAGCCCACACTATTTGCGGAGATCTCTGTCATACCCGAATGCAGGTAGCTAATATTTACGCCTGCGGCGAGATAGTTCTCGAAACGCTTGGCGAAGAGAATTGAAATTTGGCTT carries:
- a CDS encoding PorV/PorQ family protein, whose protein sequence is MTRSTSRFIPTRKLAALLIAAAIVSSATDILGQDGDGGDAGAFLQIPAGARPTAMGGAYRSISDDGAAPLFNPAGLNNLNKPLLSTSYRAMQLDRKLGYLTVALPIQGRAVIGFQWLYAGSGSVMARDEDGMALDREISQNTSQISILFAKRFENYLAAGVNISYLHSGMTEISANSVGFDFGAVLYFDWFVDREKREDMAIKDIQLGLLIKNIAKTFTWNSEKYNLKYTTGGLGFEQKDAIPVEIGIGLSSRFLKRKLLLASDISKNAKQAIVPHFGAEYSLSPEFALRAGYGDERLTAGTGYVFHIGKKLLAIDYAFSTDRVDEGSEHIFSFDLLF